In Stieleria varia, one genomic interval encodes:
- a CDS encoding SUMF1/EgtB/PvdO family nonheme iron enzyme, translating to MKFGKFIRDQRLCRLAFPAKNACPLKDYIDALGSNPTQDPNGQSEPVLRYDPSLWPDEPNRHAFLQDLSIRRLCVTVEGGVGKSKLLEELEVATENAEPGHIALRFELRQLPESAEQFAHRSGPSHTSHSTLFEKLLAQYGAIREKHYRATWRFPSDPEIEQQLFHALRTGSLTLIVDAFDQLNRQEAEKRAAALNSFVTDYFPGIRLVIAGRPYAIKRVWDELQLGELKDAPKELQDEEMRQIPVWTFCKVEKFSRDQADEYLSAEGGTTEGKKKLDALKRMDAEEIRLPRTLNIIRELKPGELAHMQTASDLYWYSMNETVIANFRNSTKDSELRYLKRSHVIPIVSAVAFAMITWKEDPVDCVPSITSDSARNFFDYMEEFGFIAVLKELGIDFEKELLDLAQIDSESIQFHFYSETTSIERPDEVVDVRMSDVTIRDFFAAHWAACYWADQCQVLRSRELSLLSFSERDPRQRVTKDLNSPDFAKFWRFVVGMPDRSPKRVHSGNAATEDSWATAVRPLFTTKDQARPTELMFQCLPDLMWRSGYQEARDHSDRSDWNQTTTAQAITIAQREVRDLFERQNPEEGGPARKLVFEFLTDYLLKLADEKERGTTDCNVTFEMRRAFYLDCEFTPINPEMIYARTREDESLRISRLTYLAEHYPLWLFERNFRAIQGGPFLYGDSPDPNHPLFVESFQLNAYCVSDTLYQVFDGQIQPVDGSAKSLRWCDAQLFAVWAHGCLPDEHLWEAACRGNIGNLDLQKHTVYGFGNNEELLELHAHFEKSNSEWNDNADLWSTNSVSVPGQLLPTTSAELYDMHGLVWEWCSNGISRPVSVSNHEGLDFVNPLFQDAFAVVLGRTIECWETERWLRGGSYYEPPSDVSCTSRMVVDQDLLRCDYGCRIARNSARECL from the coding sequence ATGAAGTTCGGAAAATTCATTCGTGATCAGCGTCTGTGCCGGTTGGCTTTTCCAGCCAAGAACGCATGCCCACTGAAAGATTACATCGACGCATTGGGTTCTAACCCAACACAGGACCCAAACGGGCAATCTGAACCTGTGCTGCGATATGATCCGAGTCTTTGGCCAGATGAGCCAAACCGACATGCATTTCTTCAAGACCTGAGTATTCGCCGTCTGTGTGTCACTGTGGAAGGCGGCGTGGGGAAGTCCAAGTTGCTGGAAGAGCTCGAAGTTGCAACCGAGAATGCCGAACCAGGTCATATCGCCCTGCGATTTGAACTGCGCCAACTCCCTGAGAGTGCCGAGCAGTTTGCTCATCGATCCGGACCAAGCCACACTTCGCATTCGACCTTATTCGAAAAGCTACTGGCGCAGTACGGAGCCATCCGAGAAAAGCATTATCGAGCAACTTGGCGGTTCCCGTCTGATCCAGAGATCGAACAGCAGCTCTTTCATGCATTAAGAACGGGCAGCCTGACTCTGATCGTTGACGCCTTTGACCAATTGAACCGCCAGGAAGCAGAGAAACGGGCAGCGGCTCTGAACTCCTTTGTCACCGACTACTTTCCTGGCATTCGCCTCGTCATTGCCGGCCGGCCCTATGCGATCAAACGCGTCTGGGATGAACTGCAGCTCGGCGAATTGAAGGATGCACCGAAAGAGTTGCAGGACGAGGAAATGAGGCAAATTCCCGTTTGGACGTTCTGTAAAGTCGAAAAATTCTCTCGCGATCAAGCGGATGAATACCTGTCAGCGGAAGGAGGGACGACCGAGGGCAAGAAGAAATTGGATGCGCTCAAGCGAATGGATGCCGAGGAGATTCGGCTGCCGCGGACACTCAATATCATTCGTGAGTTGAAACCCGGTGAGCTCGCGCACATGCAGACCGCTTCCGACTTGTATTGGTACTCCATGAATGAAACGGTCATCGCCAACTTTCGAAACTCTACCAAAGATTCAGAACTCCGGTATCTGAAGCGATCCCACGTGATTCCAATCGTTTCGGCTGTGGCGTTCGCAATGATTACCTGGAAAGAAGATCCGGTTGACTGCGTGCCCTCGATCACAAGTGACTCGGCGAGAAATTTCTTTGACTACATGGAGGAATTCGGATTCATCGCTGTTTTGAAGGAGCTCGGAATCGACTTTGAGAAGGAGCTACTCGATCTTGCTCAGATCGATTCCGAATCGATTCAATTCCATTTCTACAGCGAGACAACCAGTATCGAACGTCCCGATGAAGTTGTCGACGTAAGAATGTCTGATGTGACCATTCGAGACTTTTTCGCCGCCCATTGGGCGGCGTGCTACTGGGCGGATCAGTGTCAGGTTCTACGATCACGTGAATTATCCCTTCTGAGTTTTTCGGAGCGGGATCCGCGTCAGCGCGTCACCAAGGATCTGAATTCACCGGACTTTGCAAAGTTTTGGCGATTCGTCGTTGGCATGCCTGATCGAAGCCCAAAACGAGTTCATTCAGGGAATGCGGCAACAGAGGATTCTTGGGCCACCGCAGTGCGTCCATTGTTTACGACCAAGGATCAAGCACGCCCGACAGAACTGATGTTTCAATGTTTGCCCGACCTGATGTGGAGATCCGGCTATCAGGAAGCGAGAGATCACAGTGATCGGTCGGACTGGAATCAAACTACAACGGCTCAGGCGATCACAATCGCTCAGCGTGAGGTTCGGGATCTGTTTGAGCGGCAGAATCCTGAAGAGGGTGGCCCCGCAAGGAAACTCGTCTTTGAATTCTTGACAGACTATCTCTTAAAGTTAGCCGATGAAAAAGAGCGGGGAACAACGGATTGTAACGTGACCTTTGAAATGCGACGGGCGTTTTACCTCGATTGCGAATTCACTCCGATAAATCCGGAAATGATCTACGCACGAACACGAGAAGACGAATCGCTGCGGATATCGAGACTTACCTATTTGGCAGAGCATTATCCGCTTTGGCTTTTCGAACGAAATTTTCGTGCGATTCAGGGAGGACCGTTTCTTTATGGCGATTCACCAGACCCAAATCACCCATTATTCGTGGAGTCTTTTCAGCTCAATGCGTATTGTGTTTCCGATACGCTTTATCAGGTTTTTGACGGTCAAATACAGCCAGTCGACGGATCTGCGAAGTCTCTTCGTTGGTGCGACGCACAATTGTTTGCAGTCTGGGCCCACGGATGCTTGCCAGATGAACACCTGTGGGAGGCCGCATGTCGCGGCAATATCGGAAACTTAGATTTGCAAAAGCACACGGTGTATGGTTTTGGCAACAACGAAGAGCTTCTTGAATTACACGCACACTTTGAAAAGTCCAATTCGGAATGGAATGACAACGCAGATCTGTGGTCCACAAATTCAGTATCCGTTCCTGGGCAACTGCTACCGACAACGTCGGCTGAACTCTACGACATGCATGGATTGGTTTGGGAGTGGTGTTCGAATGGCATCAGCAGGCCGGTGTCTGTTTCTAACCATGAAGGTCTGGATTTCGTCAACCCGCTATTTCAAGATGCCTTTGCTGTAGTCTTAGGAAGAACTATTGAATGTTGGGAAACCGAACGTTGGCTGAGGGGAGGCTCATACTACGAGCCTCCGTCCGATGTGAGTTGCACGTCAAGAATGGTTGTTGATCAAGATTTATTGCGTTGTGACTACGGCTGCAGAATTGCTCGAAATAGTGCTAGGGAATGCCTCTAA
- a CDS encoding SUMF1/EgtB/PvdO family nonheme iron enzyme — MTAVPDQPSRSPFIADQRLLRLRFRPEDRGEALPLLRVNALPQRGMDGEEDNPRKDRNESRWEPLPVRERLSFLGGDSSSGQRRLLCVTAAAGIGKSMALEQLDAAAGAATGSQVVIWTHFSDLPDDWESYVDLPHDGKRHSFFVQRLKTQFAGARKQGFQHLPRRIGDEDAIRDWVLALLRCGQLILAVDGLDEVPEKPGIAKAKQLREFLRQFPRAHCVVGGRPNAITQILWQTLFSRSGKESDASSDWKFALTDLFDDGQVRRALGPERHDQLRFLQGEVQFSGRTIEVLRSLDIETFATLRSLADVYWHGIQKSLEMDSIKEGGKFPSWMTKEQLLILLAAIGVTILMWNRDPHFTDDNDGLPSDLNESIPIPVESDSTKTSESIEHVVDIQELYRRVCDRLSRIHSEWSDLKQIERLSLTKDQIRELVRLNTSYLECSFFRSQDPKRLEWRNVTQRDFFAALWMVNGASDQERAWFHERIDQARDARDTSIAEAWRMVCGMPSEAFALQGKLSNQRWLHLIRPLYQRPDEEWHRSGRPTELMYRCWANLLRRAGFLTTASWSDEDLMWATTAAQHYFYLDQPGDLPSGVTMRDRYAWVVVGGYLREYVMLRKTDPNALTITNEDLETAMRDCNSLAGKQVRVGRAGEKNNVERDYTLPYRFTLCAYAVTNRLYDLFDEHHSSRFGKYTDWSPYPRGPVVNLSWYDSMVFSIWSHSMLPNEWIWEYSSRAESRNPSGGTSRYYWGDEKTKLGDHAWIDENSSEAEDSGTASRKIGEHAHSVGQKTRNDFGLYDTLGNVWEWCMNRYESEEIDWGSGKPTGDYPVARVLRGGSFGNGSFDARCSFRSRLGPSYSVGSSGCRVARAHYP; from the coding sequence TTGACCGCGGTCCCAGATCAACCATCCCGCTCCCCGTTCATCGCCGATCAGCGGTTGCTGCGATTACGTTTCAGACCGGAAGACCGAGGCGAAGCGTTGCCCCTGCTGCGGGTCAATGCGTTGCCGCAGCGTGGAATGGACGGTGAAGAAGACAATCCACGGAAGGATCGAAACGAGTCGCGATGGGAACCTTTGCCCGTCCGAGAAAGACTGAGCTTTCTGGGCGGCGACTCGTCGTCAGGGCAACGACGATTGCTGTGCGTCACTGCGGCAGCGGGTATAGGAAAATCGATGGCGTTGGAGCAGTTGGATGCGGCGGCCGGGGCGGCGACAGGGAGTCAAGTTGTCATCTGGACTCATTTCAGTGACCTGCCCGATGACTGGGAGTCCTACGTCGATCTGCCTCACGATGGAAAGCGACATTCGTTCTTTGTCCAGCGTTTGAAAACGCAGTTCGCCGGTGCCAGAAAACAGGGCTTTCAGCATTTGCCAAGACGTATCGGTGATGAAGACGCAATCAGGGATTGGGTTCTCGCTTTGTTACGTTGCGGTCAGTTAATCCTCGCCGTTGATGGATTGGACGAGGTTCCGGAAAAACCGGGCATCGCCAAGGCAAAACAGCTACGAGAGTTTCTCCGACAATTCCCTCGAGCCCATTGTGTCGTTGGTGGACGCCCCAATGCGATCACCCAGATTCTGTGGCAGACATTGTTTTCACGCTCGGGCAAAGAAAGCGATGCGTCGTCGGATTGGAAATTTGCCTTAACGGACTTGTTCGACGACGGGCAAGTTCGGCGGGCGTTGGGGCCCGAACGACATGATCAGCTGCGGTTTCTGCAAGGCGAGGTTCAGTTTTCGGGACGAACGATCGAGGTCTTGCGGTCGCTAGACATCGAAACATTCGCAACACTTCGGTCGCTGGCCGATGTCTACTGGCATGGAATTCAAAAATCGCTGGAGATGGATTCCATCAAGGAAGGCGGGAAGTTTCCGTCATGGATGACTAAGGAACAATTGCTAATTTTGCTTGCCGCCATCGGTGTGACGATTCTGATGTGGAATCGAGATCCACATTTCACTGACGACAACGATGGACTGCCGAGCGATTTGAATGAATCGATCCCGATACCTGTCGAGAGCGATTCGACAAAGACCTCCGAGTCGATCGAACACGTGGTCGACATTCAGGAGCTGTACCGCCGTGTCTGTGATCGTCTGAGTCGAATCCATTCCGAATGGTCTGATCTGAAACAAATCGAACGACTTTCACTTACGAAGGATCAGATTCGTGAACTGGTTCGGCTGAACACGAGCTACTTGGAGTGCTCATTCTTTCGATCTCAGGACCCCAAGCGACTCGAGTGGAGAAATGTGACTCAGCGAGATTTTTTCGCGGCGCTGTGGATGGTCAATGGTGCCAGTGACCAAGAGCGAGCCTGGTTTCATGAGCGGATCGATCAGGCACGTGACGCTCGAGACACGAGCATCGCGGAGGCATGGCGGATGGTTTGCGGCATGCCGAGCGAGGCGTTTGCTTTACAGGGAAAACTGTCCAATCAACGTTGGTTGCATTTGATACGTCCTTTGTACCAGCGTCCGGATGAAGAGTGGCACCGTAGCGGTCGGCCCACGGAGTTGATGTATCGATGCTGGGCAAACCTTTTGCGTCGAGCAGGGTTCTTGACCACCGCGTCGTGGTCGGACGAGGACTTGATGTGGGCGACGACCGCGGCGCAGCATTACTTTTATCTAGATCAGCCGGGTGATTTGCCAAGCGGTGTGACCATGCGAGACAGGTACGCATGGGTAGTGGTCGGTGGCTACCTTCGGGAGTACGTCATGCTGCGAAAGACTGATCCCAACGCATTGACCATTACAAACGAGGATTTGGAAACTGCAATGCGTGACTGTAACTCGTTGGCGGGAAAACAAGTACGAGTTGGTCGTGCGGGGGAGAAAAACAATGTCGAGCGAGACTACACCTTGCCGTATCGATTCACGCTGTGCGCCTATGCGGTCACAAATCGCCTTTACGACCTTTTCGACGAACATCACAGCAGTCGCTTCGGTAAGTACACCGATTGGAGTCCCTACCCCCGTGGTCCTGTTGTTAATCTGAGTTGGTATGACTCGATGGTTTTCAGCATCTGGAGCCACAGCATGCTGCCGAACGAATGGATCTGGGAGTATTCGAGTCGTGCGGAATCTCGCAACCCGTCGGGAGGCACGTCGAGGTACTACTGGGGCGACGAAAAAACAAAGCTAGGGGATCACGCTTGGATTGACGAGAACAGTTCGGAGGCGGAGGACTCTGGCACGGCGTCGCGTAAGATAGGAGAGCATGCACACAGCGTCGGACAGAAGACTAGGAACGACTTCGGTTTGTACGACACGCTTGGCAACGTATGGGAGTGGTGCATGAACCGCTACGAGTCAGAGGAGATCGACTGGGGCTCAGGCAAACCGACAGGCGATTATCCCGTTGCCCGCGTGTTGCGTGGTGGCTCGTTCGGCAACGGATCGTTCGACGCGCGTTGTTCCTTTCGCAGTCGCCTCGGTCCATCCTACTCGGTTGGCAGCAGCGGGTGTCGTGTTGCCAGGGCTCATTACCCTTAA